The following coding sequences lie in one Sorghum bicolor cultivar BTx623 chromosome 6, Sorghum_bicolor_NCBIv3, whole genome shotgun sequence genomic window:
- the LOC8058672 gene encoding heavy metal-associated isoprenylated plant protein 16 gives MKQKMVIKVSMPCERSRSKAMTLAARADGVISMAITGDAREKLEVVGDGVDPVRLVSCLRRKVGHAEILQVEEVKDKKPEEKKKPEEPKPPQPVAVHPPPHCYPGGYHYYRHPPPMVVCEEPSGCPIM, from the exons ATGAAG CAAAAGATGGTGATCAAGGTGAGCATGCCGTGCGAGAGGAGCCGGTCCAAAGCCATGACGCTTGCCGCCAGAGCAGATG GGGTGATATCGATGGCGATCACCGGCGACGCGAGGGAGAAGCTGGAGGTGGTCGGCGACGGCGTCGACCCGGTCAGGCTGGTCAGCTGCCTGCGCAGGAAGGTCGGCCACGCCGAGATCCTGCAGGTGGAGGAAGTGAAGGACAAGAAGCccgaggagaagaagaagccggAGGAGCCCAAGCCGCCGCAGCCCGTGGCCGTGCACCCGCCGCCGCATTGCTATCCCGGAGGCTACCACTACTACCGCCACCCGCCGCCGATGGTCGTCTGCGAGGAGCCGAGCGGTTGCCCCATCATGTAA